The Oryza glaberrima chromosome 5, OglaRS2, whole genome shotgun sequence DNA segment AGCTTCTCATGTCCACCTGGTCATGTCTGTTATCTTTGATGAACCCATCATACCATAAACATGAACCATAGAGCTTAGTTTGAGTATTTTGGTTGTTTAGTTTCTATTTTCTTTACTCATCATTCTCTGTGAGTACTATCGAATCTAGTAATAGATGTCAAAGCATATTGCAATGTCTTGATTAAGGTTCATAATGcttaatcacaaattacttaCATGTTTTCTGTTATAGAGGTCGCTTCCATGGTATAAAATGTTAATTTTACTTTTAGTTCGACAAAATACATTCATAGCCGATAATTACTAACAGCAGTGGCGAAGCCAAGATTTATGTATGAGGGGGGCCAATTTTGTAAGTGATTACGGGCTGTTTTGGTTTGCTGCCAAAATTTGCCCTACCAAATAGTTGGCACTTTGAATAGTACCTTATAGATGTTTGGATTGatgccaaaatttgacaaagttAATACAACTCCTATGAACCAACTCTACCAAAACATTAGTAGTACCAAATCTTGCCCATGATTTGGCACTACCGATGATTTGGTGGGCACCAAACCAAATGAGCCCTACAATTGAAGAAAATagtgtaaaaatatatgtgaaTTCAAGGCTCCCAATAGATAATATATCAATATCAATGATATAAAAATTTGCATTGGGGGAGGCCAGGCCTCTTCTCGCCCCCTCTGGCTTCTCCCCTAACTAGCAGCcaggcaaattttgcctttgtTGGCAAAATATTGCACTTGCACATAGCTGACCCCATTTTACAAATGCttgataggattttttttttgtgtaatttACCTGCATTTTGTTTTTACTGTACTTGGGCTTATCATTAGTTGAATATTGTGAATCATGCATCTGAGTCTTTTTATGCAGTATGTGTTTAGTGAAGGCAAAATGAACATTGAACGGCTGAAGCAACTTGTCGATCTGGTTGGGAAACATAGGCTTGTTTTGGACCTTAGTTGTAGAAAAAAGGTACCAAGTACTTCGGACATcttcttttcaaatttaattaattcattACTGTGTGTGCAATGAGAAAGTTAGCACTTCAAATACTTCACGTGAGCTGTTCTCGTTACATTCTTACAAATGTTACACCTTTTGTACCTGCAGTTCACGCTCTTCTAGTGTGATGCCTATGCTGCATGTCGGCATACTGACAATTCCAAACGCATGGCATGCATGGCATTTCATAGGCAAAAAGTGTTAGAACAGTGGCATGGTTGATTACATCTTTTTGGAATTTCGCTTAGAACAGTTCATGAGGGTCCCTTTCTTGAATTTTTCAATTTGATCTGTTCAAGTTTAACCTAAAATGGTTTAATGATTGTGAAATATAATTTGCACTATGTATGCCCTGATAGTTATATAGAGAGCAGTATACAATATACCAAAGTATAGTTGAATTCCAACTTACTGGTCTGTGATAAACTGACATCCAAGAGCATGAACCAACAACAATAAGTGTATATCACTATTTTAGGTGTAATTACTCCATGTATTCCTTTTCATATTCAGAATGATTTTTACTGATAAAGATAATTAGTCATACCATCAGATATGAGCATTTTACCCCTGAAACAAGATAAAATTTAACCTAAACAAGTTAGTCCTTTTAATAGTTTATATCGAAGTTAGAGAAACACAAGCTAGCTACATTCTCTTCTGTAAATACAAGAAAGAACAATTAGGATTACCCTAATGTGTTTGTCATTATCTTATTATTGACAGGTACTTTGATACTTAATTACGTTCTTACAATAATATTTCTTGATAGGATGGAAGATATGCCATCGTGACTGACAGATGGCAGAAATTCAGTGATGTCTTTGTGGATGAGCCAACATTAAAACATCTTGCTGCCTATGCAGATGAATTTTTGGTTCATGGTGTTGATGTGGAGGGGAAAAGgtgtgttttataccttttCTCTGTTTCATGCTTTCTTGATAGAATTGGATTGGTAATGGCAGCATGAAATATTGTAATAAGACTTTAAATGTCTATGTCTGCCAAAACTTTCTATATGCTACTGTTCACCCTTAGTTTCATAACCAATTACTCGGTAAAGATCCAATTTTTTGTGCTTTCAGTTaggtatttaaatttaatgacACATCATTGAGCAAATGAAGTTAACATGATCGTCCCAATAGAagcagggttttttttttcactttttagttttttctttgtCTTGATTGGAATGAGTTCTAATGTTCAAAAGCTTATTTGTGTTCTTCAGTAGTGCAACTGCTCATATCTTGGATAGGTTGTTAATTTGTATATCCAGTTCACTTGTGTATTCACTTAGTAGTGAACAGCTTTCTTTTTGTACCATTATCTTTTCTGATTTAAGCTAGTTTGGCAATTGCAGGTTAGGAATTGATGAAGAACTTGTTGAACTATTGGGACGTTATTCACCTGTACGTGCAATTGTATTCTTGATTCATTAATTTAAATTCTTCCAGCTTTTTCTTGTTTCTTAATTCCATCCTTAATGTTTGTTCTGTATCTGCAAGTTTAGTCTTTCTTGTGAAATTTAGATTCTTGCTTTATCTATAATTGAAAAAGCTGTCAATAAACCAAGTATTTAAATGGCTGAATTGACTGCATTGTAGTTGAGCATCTAGATTTTTGAAAGCGAAGAAAAATGCTACACAGGCAATGATTTCAAAAGCTACTCCATATAACAAGATGACCATGGCCTTCATAATTCTTAAACTCAAGATGCTAAATCAAGCTGCAGCTAGGCATTTTACCATCCTTGTTTCTTTTGAACAAAACAATTGTCGAACAAAGCACTGGTAGCCATTTAGATATAAATATGGGCATGCTGATACAACTTTTGGGAGATGGACATTTACTCGGGCTGTTCAGATACGGTTTAGGCAGGTCAATAGATTGTGACAGTGATCATGCATGCAGGCAGGCTCCCAGTTTGCAAACCAATAAAACCTTGCTTTAACCGTATTTGAATGTTCCTAGTTCTATTGTTTATGAACTCATAATAGTATCTTTGGCTCTGTAGATACCTGTAACTTATGCTGGGGGTGTGTCTACAATGGATGACCTAGAGAGGATAAAAAGAGCAGGCAACAGTCGAGTTGATGTTACGGTTGGAAGTGCCCTTGATATATTCGGAGGAGATTTGCCCTACAAGGACGTCGTTCTTTGGCACAAGGAACAAAATATGGTTAGCCAACCATGATATATCAGAGGTATAATGCTTAACCTGTTCCATCAGCTCGATTGTTATGCACAGACCTCCAGGGTCTAGAAGTAATGCTAATGCATTTTCTCAAGTGTTGTACTGCGAATAATTCGATGGGTCTTCTGTGGTATAAGTTCAAGCTGAAGGGTTCGATTTTGTTCGGATCTGGAACTAGGCTTTACATTGAGGACTGGCCGAGCTGTTTATCAAGCGACTGCACTATATGTTTTTGAGATTAAAACACTGTTAACATGATATGTAAGCACATCTACTGAGTTAGCCCGTCTGATGGTGAAACATAATGGGGGCCTCCACTAGTCCACAGCTCATTAATCATACTCAACATTTGGCGTACCAAGCTGCAGTGGTTACAGTGCGTTTTCTTTGGAAGTGGGCCGAGGGATTTATGCCCCACTTAAAATGTGGTCATTTCCCCAATTTCCTGCAGGTCATGTGAAATCACTACTGCAGTACTCCTATGTGCCAAGCATGCCAATGTGGCCATGTGGCCTGTGGGTCTATTGGCGACGTTTGGCTGTGGAGTACTGCTCAGTAATGGATTGAGTAAAACATCTCAAAGCACCATTTGCAACTTCTCAGCAGTTCATAATGCAAGAGCTGATTTGTTTGGAACTATTAATGCATATTGTTGGTCTTGTGATTGTACTAGTATTTTCACAAGGAATCCCATTTTCAGTGTGTATCCCGCACCCGCCTTCAGGTGCAGGTATGCCACTGCACACTGCCGCTGGCATAGTACGGTGTATTCTGTGTGCAACGTTTACAAGGACCTGCATTTGTTGCGCGCCGTTGGCGCTGACACCGATGTGGTGTAGAACTGGAGATTTCTTGCGCCGTCAGTTTTGCCTTTGGCTGCCATAGTATATTCGTGGGTGCCGAAGTTTGcttaaggccgtgtttagttcacccctaATTACTGTTAACTTTcaattttccattacatcacattcaaaacttttctaaacacgtaaactttcaactttccctaaacttttaacttttttgcaaaaattaaacacagcctaagacaAATTTTGTCAACGATGGTCTGATTTGGTCATACTACGGAGTAGTacatggctgtgtttagttcatattaaaattaaaagtttggttaaaattagaacgatgtgtgtttagttcatactaaaattgaaagtttggttaaaattgaaacgatgtgatggaaaagttaaaagttttatgtgtgtagaaaagttttaatgtgatagaaaaattaaaagtttaaataattattttggaactaaagaAGGCTATAGTTTAGCGACTCGGCTAGTCGGCTTTTTGGATAGGCTTGTAACTGAACGAACAATGGAGGCTGTAGATTGCAGTAGAACGCACCGcaccggcacggcacggcaccgGCACGGCCTGACGCAGACAGCAGTAATGAAAGCAAAGCTAGATACATACTCCCGCCGtctttaaaaaaagacaaac contains these protein-coding regions:
- the LOC127774009 gene encoding 1-(5-phosphoribosyl)-5-[(5-phosphoribosylamino)methylideneamino] imidazole-4-carboxamide isomerase, chloroplastic — its product is MASRVPSPPCAAARSGWAVPMVSVRPARSGVARGRAVVCAVIFRPCIDIHKGKVKQIVGSTLRDSSNDGTALVTNFESDKPPAEFANIYKEDELIGGHVIMLGADPASQAAAMEALHAYPGGLQVGGGINLENAISYLNEGASHVIVTSYVFSEGKMNIERLKQLVDLVGKHRLVLDLSCRKKDGRYAIVTDRWQKFSDVFVDEPTLKHLAAYADEFLVHGVDVEGKRLGIDEELVELLGRYSPIPVTYAGGVSTMDDLERIKRAGNSRVDVTVGSALDIFGGDLPYKDVVLWHKEQNMVSQP